Proteins encoded by one window of Ovis canadensis isolate MfBH-ARS-UI-01 breed Bighorn chromosome 14, ARS-UI_OviCan_v2, whole genome shotgun sequence:
- the LOC138419479 gene encoding orphan sodium- and chloride-dependent neurotransmitter transporter NTT5-like, with translation MVLYNSILVPRNAKRVMDLVIARVLTPEAHPPDSLNHDPSSIYPKWLNNLPEHIKSKILSNLTDCDLSKELNKVMIGPGVVIVTFSDIVSLFSGPTFWSIITFLLLVNLGLSTAIGIIQGIITPLQDTFSSLREHSKLLTVGVCVPMFLGSLLFVRPSGSYYVNLLDDYWVSLPLFFIVILETIAMAWIYGARRFLTDLSIMMGRPISPIYRWLWCFVSPFVLLVLFLSTLIHLSVKEITYLAWDSRTSHEVTRIYPSWAKALLIFFVIITVLPVPVYFFYTVIIRVASPVSMSHSTAIITFQPEAKGKSPTVGPRLQLRQKRQKIIKMDKPKTEGKLSVL, from the exons ATGGTTCTATATAATTCTATTCTTGTCCCCAGGAATGCTAAAAGAGTGATGGATCTGGTCATTGCCCGGGTCCTGACGCCTGAGGCCCACCCTCCAGACAGTCTGAACCATGATCCGAGCTCCATCTACCCCAAGTGGCTCAACAACCTTCCTGAACACATCAAAAGCAAAATCCTATCCAATCTGACCGATTGCGACTTATCTAAGGAATTGAATAAG GTTATGATCGGTCCAGGTGTGGTCATTGTGACCTTTAGTGACATTGTCTCTTTGTTTTCTGGACCCACCTTCTGGTCCATCATTACCTTCCTGTTGCTGGTGAACCTGGGGCTGAGCACTGCGATAGGAATCATACAAGGCATCATCACCCCTCTCCAGGATACTTTCTCTTCCCTCAGGGAGCATTCAAAGTTGCTCACAG TGGGTGTCTGTGTGCCTATGTTCCTGGGCAGCCTCCTTTTTGTGAGGCCCTCAGGCAGCTACTATGTGAACCTACTGGATGACTACTGGGTGTCTCTGCCCCTTTTCTTCATAGTCATCTTGGAGACCATTGCCATGGCCTGGATCTATGGGGCCAGAAG GTTCCTTACAGACCTGAGTATCATGATGGGCCGCCCCATCTCCCCCATCTATCGTTGGCTGTGGTGTTTTGTGTCTCCATTTGTGCTGCTAGTCCTGTTTTTAAGCACCCTGATTCACCTGTCTGTGAAGGAGATCACCTACTTGGCCTGGGACTCAAGAACT tCACATGAGGTGACCCGAATTTATCCATCATGGGCTAAAGCCTTGCTTATATTCTTCGTCATCATCACCGTCCTGCCTGTCCCTGTCTACTTCTTTTACACCGTCATCATTCGGGTGGCTTCTCCTGTCTCCATGAGCCACAGTACGGCCATAATAACCTTCCAACCTGAAGCTAAGGGGAAGTCACCGACGGTTGGTCCACGGCTTCAGTTGAggcaaaaaagacaaaagattatTAAAATGGATAAACCAAAAACAGAGGGAAAACTTTCTGTCCTGTGA
- the LOC138419559 gene encoding sodium-dependent neutral amino acid transporter SLC6A17-like — protein sequence MTTVNEDMEAQEEKSQLSVPSTSISLTATTSAYQLMSEIPTEDSQKFDLLSAHVWSEEDNEDILETPNKDEPKDEAPHQRPIWANKIEYLLAQVGFSVGLSTIWRFPYLCFHNGGGSFIIIYILMMFLVGIPLLFLEMAAGQRMRQGSIGVWKVISPWIGGVGYTSFMVCVIVGLYYSVLMAWNLFYLVQSFQSPLPWLLCPVSKNSSIDSECARTSPTTYFWYRKVLKAADEIETDGKPVMHLTASVLAIWLIICISMIKGPKSTGKMLYISVLLPYIILFSLLIRSLTMKGAYFGLKNLLATKVPALYSAEVWRRTGNQLFLSLGPGFGSFTAISSYIPRSNNCVIDAYAVAFLNLLASLTTTVFVFAVMGHLATKNNEKCYLM from the exons ATGACAACTGTTAATGAAGACATGGAGGCTCAGGAAGAGAAATCTCAGCTGTCTGTACCTTCAACTTCCATATCCCTGACTGCTACTACCTCAGCTTACCAGTTAATGTCCGAGATACCTACTGAGGACAGCCAGAAGTTTGACCTTCTGTCAGCACACGTTTGGTCTGAGGAAGATAATGAAGACATACTGGAGACCCCAAACAAAGATGAGCCAAAGGATGAAGCCCCTCATCAACGACCAATCTGGGCCAATAAAATTGAGTATCTCCTGGCCCAGGTGGGCTTCTCTGTGGGGCTGAGCACCATCTGGCGCTTTCCTTATCTGTGTTTTCACAATGGAGGTG GCAGTTTTATCATCATCTATATCCTGATGATGTTTTTGgttgggattcctctcctcttcctggaGATGGCAGCTGGTCAGAGGATGCGTCAGGGCAGCATTGGTGTGTGGAAGGTCATCAGCCCCTGGATTGGTGGTGTAGGGTATACAAGCTTCATG GTGTGCGTCATCGTGGGCTTGTACTACAGTGTGCTCATGGCATGGAATCTCTTCTATTTGGTTCAGTCTTTCCAGTCTCCACTACCTTGGTTATTGTGCCCCGTATCAAAGAATTCCAGTATTG ATTCTGAATGTGCACGGACCAGCCCCACCACATACTTCTGGTACCGGAAGGTACTGAAGGCCGCAGATGAAATTGAGACAGATGGGAAACCAGTCATGCATTTGACTGCCTCTGTCCTTGCGATCTGGCTAATCATCTGCATCTCCATGATCAAAGGGCCAAAGTCCACTGGGAAG ATGCTGTATATCTCAGTACTCCTTCCCTACAtcatccttttctctcttcttatccGGAGTCTCACGATGAAAGGCGCATACTTTGGCCTCAAGAATTTGTTGGCTACCAAG gttccagccctgtATTCTGCGGAAGTGTGGCGCCGAACAGGAAACCAGCTCTTTTTGTCCTTGGGCCCCGGCTTTGGCAGCTTCACAGCAATCAGCTCGTATATCCCTCGGTCCAATAACTGTGTCATCGATGCCTATGCTGTGGCTTTTCTCAACTTGCTTGCCTCACTGACTACCACAGTGTTTGTATTTGCTGTAATGGGCCACTTGGCCACAAAAAACAACGAGAAATGTTACTTGATGTGA